GCCGTCTTGAGTGGCCCCCATAGCTCGCCCTGAAAAGCGAATGTCAGGGGACACACCGCAGAAAAGCGTTCTGTAGCGGAGGAATACGTGGAAAACGGAGCTTAGGTTTCCTCATTGAGATGTGTAGAAATCCATCGCGACTCACCTATGCAAAGGCTGCGAAAAGCCTGAATCTACTGGGGTATCGTGGCGTGAGATATGTGCAAAAAAATGTGCACAGCATCTGCGGATTGGAGAGCTGGCTTGGCTCCTTAAGTAAAACCATCAAGCTGCAACGGACCTGCAACTCCTGCGGCTTGAAGCAAAGCGGGTAATACCACCCCTGAGCCCTACGAGGTGGTGTTCCGGTTTTTGACCAAACGAGAGCACGCCAGGCGCGCAAATGAGCTGCACGACCAGCTGAATGAAGTGCTCGGGGTGGCCAGAAATCTCAACGATGGGCTGTACTTCGGTGGAGCAGACGTCACGGTGCTACAAGACTTTACCATGCTCGATGCGGAAGACTTCGTGCGGTACAACCTTCACGACTGGCTCAGTGTTGGGGATACCGATGAAGATGAAGAAGGTGCCGATGATGCTGACTGAGCTGCTATCGGCCTCCCCTTTAGGATCTGGGTTTGACCTTAGCTGACCGGCTGCTCTACAAACCAATTGATTTTCTCCGGAGCCGGTGTCACTGTCGCTCCAAGAATAGCCCCCACGCCTCGGGCAGGTCCCAGACCTGTACTGCGCATCAGGGGGTTAGTTGTTTCTAGGGCCCGCCCAGGTCGATCAGGCATGCTTTGGGCTGGCCTCAAACCAGTGGGTGACCACCAAAAGGGTCAGTTAGGCCTACTGCTGCCTATCCTCGCTCGTTACCATCCAGAAACCCTCTATTGATACGGTTTCAGCAAAGATGGATGTCTATAAGCTCCGCATCGAAGACACAGAAAGCAAGATCATCGACAAGGAAGGTTTCGAGGCCGAGACCTTCCGCAGAGATCCGTGGTACCAGCCTGGAAGTGCGGGCAAGCTAGCTCAGTTTGCTGTATGCCCGGCATGCGACAACCCTGTCCAGCTGGTTGGGCTGTATGAGCTACCGCCTAACGTGAAGAACCCATTCGGGAAACATGCTACTAAGAGCATTCGCGGCATCGCTCCATTTGATAGTGAGGCCCGTAACGATTGCCCGTACTTCAAGCCTCGCCAGCATAAGAAAACAGAACGAAAAACCAGGTTTGACGGCGTCCCGCGGAAGATTCTCAAGCTATTGATCGAACAGTTCGATCGCGTGGTTTACATCCTGGAGAAAGAGACCCAACTGGTCCTTTCCGAGAACGCGTTGAGAGGCATGCTGCAGCGTTACAAGGGAGAGCGTGGCTACCTCTATACCGGCGCGACGCTTCGCAATGTGCCATGGATCTTTGCTTACATGTCGGACGCCACCCGCCTGTTTGGCCAGAAGGTCAGTGGAAATGCTGAGCTGGTGAAAGCTATTGCCGCTGAGGTGCCGGGGGCGGAAATCAGCAGCACTGGTCGGCTGGAATCGAAGAAGGTGCCTGGTTCGAAGGCGGCATATTTTGATCTCAAAATGAGTTTCATCCGCCATCGAATCGTCAAAGACAGTGAAGCGTCTGGCTTGGTTGAAAGCATGGAGTTTGTAGTGTCACAGCCTCGCGGAGGTGAGCTTGAGCACATTCACAAGGAAGTCATCAAATTCGATTCGGCTTGGTTCGAATCTCTTATCCGGATGCCGGTTGATCATCCTTATCGCAGAATGGATAGAGTGAAGATGGCCCGGGAGGAACTGGGCGATCTGCTGGAGCTGACTCAGGCCTGAGGAGGCCTGCTGTAAACCACTTTTTTTCACTGTAAACCACAGTGGTTTACAGTGAAAAAAGTGGTTTACAACGTAGCTATGACACGCGCCCTGGCCACTCCCCAGGCCAGCGCGCTCCTCATTGGTTCGTTCAGCCGGACGTCGAACACCTGTGCTGCTCGGGGCCTTGCCACGCCGCGGTGTCCTATAATTCATCTTCAGCTGAGTGGAGCAAAATGTTGTGAAGCGCACATTCATTGGAATGGTCGAGGCTGGTGAGCCACTGATGAGGCAAGCGCTTGAAGCTATCCGACAGGCCCACGAAGCGGAGGCTGCTGGATTGCCAGACCTTGAGGTACAGCGTCTTCACCTATTGGCAGATTCGCTCTATCAGGCGGTCATTGATTTTCAGCTCCTCAAAGCAGGTAAACCACCGTCGACTATCCAGTGAGGACCTGCCGCTACATGACGAAAAAGATACCAGCTCTTCTCCCCGACCACCCCATGTATACCGACGCAGTGGATGCGATGAAGCAATACCACGAGGCGCAGGCTTCTGGCTCATCTGCCGAAGAGGTTGAGCGCCTGCGTCAAATCGCAGAATCACAATTTCGGGCTGTCAGCGAGTATCAGCTCAACGCTCTGGGATATCAGTCTCGTCGTCCGCACTGAAGGGATAACCGATCCGGAGGTAGCTTCAGAATCCATCAAGCCAAGCGGAAGACTCACGACGCGGTCCGATTGATCAGCGAGACGGTCGGGAGGGTTTGCACACAGCCCCAAAAAAAAAGCAGCTCCCGAGAGCTGCTTTTTTCTTACTCCCCCTTTTTGTGCTTGTGGGGTTTCAGGTCCGGATGGTCCTTCTGCTTTTCAGGGGTGACTCGCTGCCTTTTGTCCGGAGTGCCATCTTCATTGGTGCGCTTTGGGCCTGGCTTGATGCTCATGCAAAACTTCCTTTTCCGCTTGGGTTGTTGAATGCAGCTATGTAATTAGTCCAGCTTCTCTCAGCTGTCAAAGCAGGCTGGTGCAGAACCGCCTGGCCGATGATCCGGTCCACATCGAACATTCAGAGGCCAGAATAAGAGCCTCCGACAAAGGGCTTACAAGGGGCAGTGAAATCCAGCGCTGAGCGATACGAAGACGTCTGGACGTTCATCATGCCGAGCACGGTGTGGAACAGGTTGTCGTGGCTCAGCGGTGACGTGGTTTGAGCTTTCAAACAACCCACGTTGACCTTTTCGCTCTTCGCGAGCGAGTCAGACATCCAAAGTACCAACGGCACCTTTGTTTGCTCGTCAGGAGCCATCGCGTAAGGCAGCCCGTGTAGATAGAGCCCACCCTCCCCCAGCGATTCGCCGTGGTCCGAAACGTACATCAGCGCAGTGTCGAACTTGGTGTTGGCCGCCAGGATATCGATGAGATTTGCAGTCACATAATCGGTGTAGAGGATTGAGTTGTCGTAGGCATTGACCACCTCCTCCTGCTTACATTTGTCGAGCTCGTTGGTCTCGCACACCGGTGCGAATTTCTTGAATTGCGAGGGGTAGCGCTTGTAGTAGGCCGGGCCGTGACTGCCTTTGTAGTGGAGCACCAGGACAGCATCGCCTTCCTGGCGCTTGATGAAGTCTTGCATCTCCGTGAGCAGCACCCCGTCCTTACACTCCTCGCTGGTGCACAGTTGGGAATCCGCGTGAGAGGCAGCCTTGTGGTTGGGAACCCTGTCGCAGACCCCTTTGCACCCCGAGTTGTTGTCAGTCCACATGACACTGATGCCAGCGCGTTGAAGCACGTCGAGCAGCCCTTCTCGGCTCTTGGCCAAGCCATCTTTGTACTGGGCCTTACCCACGTCCAGGAACATGCATGGCAGCGAGACCGCGGTAGCGGTACCGCAGGAGCTCACGTTCGTGAAGCTAATGACATTTCGCTTTTCTAGTTCCGGATTCGTTTCACGGGAGTAGCCGTTGAGGGAGAAGTTGGCGGAGCGAGCGGTCTCTCCTACTGCCAGTACCAGCAGCCTGGGTTTACGAGCCGCACCCTGTCGATTAACTACCGCATCAGTACCAATGGCCGTCAGCGTTTTAGGTGAGGCCAGCTGACGCTTCAGGTACCCATGGCCAGCCGCAAACAAGTTGGTAGGTACCAGAATCAGCCGGATCTCCCGATTGTTGCGCAGCAAGGAGGCATACGACTGGTACTGACTCAACGCGATGCCAGATAAGGTCAACAGAGCGAGCGACAGAGCAATGAACCTGCTGACCAAAGCTTTGGCCCAAGGCTTGCGCCGGAGGGGAACCCGGGCAATCAGGTAGACGGGCAACACCCCAACCATTGCGACCCAAAGACCGAGCTTCCAATTCAGCAGCTCGGTTGCCTCAGCGACGTCGGTCTCCACAACGTTGGTGAACATTGTGTAATCGATCACGATGCCGTAGGCATTCATGAAGTAACTCGCAAAAGACGCGCTGATCAGTACCAGGCACAGTATGGGTTTGGCCAGCCGCCCCCATGACAGCAAGCTCAGAACGGTAAACACCCATGCGAATACTATGACTGGGAGGCTAGCCGCTAGCTGCCAGTTCACTTCATCGGTTTTGAATACCAGCTTCCAGAGCACGTTCCAGAGCTCAGCGTTCGCGAATAGCAGTAACCAAAAAGTCACCAGGCCGATTAGCAAATTAGTACTGATGCCTTTCTGCCGCGCATTGCGAATAGCAAAGATCCATTTGCTTAACAGGGTGTGAACAATGGATTTGGAAGGTGTCATTATCAAACTCTGGAAGCTGCTTATCCATGGCGGTAGCTATGGAGTTAGCGGGAGCTACAAGGCAAACCGTCGACAGATGCTGAGCGATTGCGCAATGTGCGGAGCGTCAGAGGCCTTAGGCCCCTAGGCGTTGGGGACGCTTAGTATGTGTGAGGCATAGGGATAAAAAGAGAAATGAATCTCGCTGAGCGCATTATTTCCGGGACCTGATAACGACACGATGACCTCGGGATTACAATGCTGACAGAAATCCAATTACTGCTGTTTTGATTGTCATTGATCACGCTATGATCAAAA
This window of the Pseudomonas mosselii genome carries:
- a CDS encoding phosphoethanolamine transferase is translated as MTPSKSIVHTLLSKWIFAIRNARQKGISTNLLIGLVTFWLLLFANAELWNVLWKLVFKTDEVNWQLAASLPVIVFAWVFTVLSLLSWGRLAKPILCLVLISASFASYFMNAYGIVIDYTMFTNVVETDVAEATELLNWKLGLWVAMVGVLPVYLIARVPLRRKPWAKALVSRFIALSLALLTLSGIALSQYQSYASLLRNNREIRLILVPTNLFAAGHGYLKRQLASPKTLTAIGTDAVVNRQGAARKPRLLVLAVGETARSANFSLNGYSRETNPELEKRNVISFTNVSSCGTATAVSLPCMFLDVGKAQYKDGLAKSREGLLDVLQRAGISVMWTDNNSGCKGVCDRVPNHKAASHADSQLCTSEECKDGVLLTEMQDFIKRQEGDAVLVLHYKGSHGPAYYKRYPSQFKKFAPVCETNELDKCKQEEVVNAYDNSILYTDYVTANLIDILAANTKFDTALMYVSDHGESLGEGGLYLHGLPYAMAPDEQTKVPLVLWMSDSLAKSEKVNVGCLKAQTTSPLSHDNLFHTVLGMMNVQTSSYRSALDFTAPCKPFVGGSYSGL